ATCCATGGCATAGCAAAGCTTACCTGGAGCAGACTTGGCAGTCTTTGAAGGTTTGCCAGTGAGGGGAGGTTTTTTGCGGCCCTCCAGAGGGAGGGAGGCCTTTAGCATCGCTTGAGGGATGTAGAGTGGTAGATTTTCATAATTGGAAATGAGAGAGAATAACTGAAACTGTTATTGTTATTTCTTCAGATAACTCATTTATAGTGTACAAGAGTTAATCGGTACTAACTTTTGACAAGTGTGTAACAAACTAACTGATAGAAGTACAGTAATGATTACAGCAGAAAGTAGATAAAATTACATAAGATCAGCAATGATCACATGCAACAGAAACTAGATAATGCCATTGGTCTTGGCTGCATGTGTTGTGTGAGGCCATGGCCCTATGAAATGCAACTATGAAAGAAACTGGCACAAAACAGGTTGAAATAAAATTGGGCCTTCCATTTTCGACTGctttttacaaaattttcagACTTGCAAGCACGCCCTTAGACTTCCAAGTTGGAGTGAGTTTATCTGGATCAGATGGATTCTGACCAATTTCATGAAAATTTGAGTCTGCAAATCACAACCAGTTCTACCTACCTAAAGCTTGTAAACTTGTGTTTTGTAACTACTAACGAATTTGACAAATGACAACTATCTTGGCGAACATATGATACGCTCGAGTTGTGAAGATCaagtttttgatttttataaagcAAAAACTGCATATCGACATTTAACTTTTTACTTCAACTGAACTGTGGTTTAGGCATTTCAAAAAAgcaaactttaaattaaaagttacgTTTATATGTAGATATAAAATCCTTTCATATTCTTTCACCCAACAGCTTAAGTTTGGGATAGCTTGTTCACAGCATGGGctcaaattaaaaacttaaaaagtcAGCACCTTTAGAGTGGGCCTTTGCATCCTTTACATTGGCACAAAGGGCTCTTATGTGTGAAGTGTGTTAGAAATAAAAACACTCAAGTAGTTTCATCCAATAGCATTTAATTATTTGGGGAAGCTGCTTCGGGATAACGTGGTATTCTAATGTTTTGGGTAAGCTTCAGCCTATTGTCCTGATTATTATTGTCCTACTATCTGTTCAAAGAATATGCTGGGTATCTAATGGCCTACTATTTGCAGAAAGAGTATGCACATTACAAACAAGTGAAAGGCTGGAAACATCTTGTTGTATACAAATCTGGGATACACGGCCTTGGTCTTTATACTTCTCAGTCCATATCTCGGGGTAGAATGGTAAAATACTGGACTTTGACTGTTTTATATACCATGATTGCAAACATATGTTTCTCATGCTTCTATAGGTTGTAGAGTATGTCGGTGAAATTGTGCGAAAACATGTGtctgataaaagagaaaatgaatacCAATCTGGAAGGAAACTTCAGTACAAAAGTGCCTGCTACTTCTTTAAGATAGACGACGAATATGTAATTGATGCCACAAGGAAGGGGGGGATTGCTCGATTTGTTAACCACTCATGCCTGGTATATTACTTCAATGTTTATTGTTCTCTCTATTTCTAGTTTTCATCAACTTCAATGTTTATTCGTGGATGTTTTATGCATATGGTTGTTGGTTTTTAAGAAGACTTCTGGCTTGTTAGAACTACTTTGGGGGAAGTATTCTCAAACTACAGTCAGAATATTAAAAgttttgggaattttgacaaaaaaactAGTTATCAATGACCTTCAGAAGTCTTGATCAATgcgatttatttttttacaacatccacaTTTCTATTTGTACACCAATTCAGCACGCTAACTAACTTTTTATTTACATGGCCAGCCAAATTGCGTGGCAAAAGTGATTACTGTAGGGCATGCGAAGAAGGTAATCTGTTGTTTACATGattcaatttgaaaaagttGCACCAATTGATTGccatgatatgatatgatatgtaTTGAATGTTGAGCAATTGccatgataaaatttatatgcAGCACATGATTATCGCAATGCTACTTGTGTGGCAGCGTGGAATTTGTTGGCTAATGTTTTGTTCAATTAGAATATATAGAAGGTTGTTTTTTGAAGAACTGTTTTTCAGATGCATTGacatttttctattatatttagCTACAACTCCTCCTTCCCAGACCTACAAACCTTTTGATCTTTTGGATACCATCCTAGgcataataaaatattagagACATGGTCCTAGATTAGATTTAATCAATTAGGTGCAATCTATCTCCATTGCATTCATCTTCTCTTGAGTGATCACTGATGAGATAACTAAGTGACTTTTGGTTTTTAAGGTGGTCTTCTTTGCGGAGAGGGACATATCTTCCGGTGAAGAGATTACTTATGATTACCATTTCAACCGCGAAGAAGAAGGAAAGAAACTTCCATGTTACTGCAATTCAAAAAACTGCAAGCGCTTTATGAATTAACTCTGGCTTTTGTGAAATGTATTTGAATTAACTCTGGCTTTATGGGCATTAAGTCGTTGAGCATTTTGTAGTGTTTATGACTCTTAAAACATCTTGCTTCTTTATGTGGGCAAAACTTCAGGTCTATGCGATTTATGGCACTGAATAATTAGTTTTATAGTGAAATCGTCGtatgtaaaaaaatacagaTGTCAAAGTTTAGGGCTATTGGTTTTTTCCTGGCCGAAATTTATTGTCGTCTTCTCAACTACaaccaataaaattaaaagaaaacgTTTGGACAGCGACTTAACACCACATTTTTTATCAAGCTTTGAAAAAATTCATGTTTGCCTCAAGTTTAAAGTCATCTACATTAGAATTACAGATACATGGTGTACGTTGCCAATCCGTGTCAACACATTGCAACCCTCTTGAGAACACCCTATGACGACCAGTTCGGAATATTTGCTGTAGCTTCATTCACCATTTTCACAAGAGTCACCTGTAAAAGGAAGAGCCGAATTGTAATATTTTACATCTCAATTCTCAAATCTCCAAATCATTCATAACAAAAGAGACGAGaatattaaaaagtattattttcttttgtttcaagAGTATCATAGAGAGACCTTGAAAATTTGGAAATTAATTTAAAACCCTCTAAAATTATAATGCCCTTTCTTTCCCAGTGCATTTTTTTGAGTTTCAACATATTCAAGAACAACTTCTATGCAAGATAAGAGACTACTCTCCATTACCCTTCCCCGTCCTCTCTTTATCCTCAAAACCCTCCTTTACCCTTCTACTCTAAACTTCCAAACGAAGCTTTAAACACGTTGAATTAAATCAACCTAATGAACGATTACTTTTCCAGATCCCCACAaaaaatgtgaagaaaattcAGAAAAAAAACCACACTAACACGGAAGATGAAACATACCACACTTTCTGGAACACCAGGTGGTGGCAATGTCAGATTTTTTGGAGGAGCAACATCACCATAAGATCTTTTATCAAACCTCCATTCTCCAATCTTTCCATAGGTCAGTTCACCCTGAATATTTCACACCATACATACATTTAGTAACTACTctaggaaataaaataaataaaaaagatgcaTACATGTAGTGTTGTTTGATTAAGAATTGAATTGTAGATCAATTTACCTTCATTGTATAGTCACAACCATAAGTGTAGTGAATTATGTATGTCTTTCCAAGTTCTTTGTCCCATGGAGGCTGACACAcataataaacaaacaaaatgttactaaattatttgaagatagTATGCTTTTGATAAATTCAGTATGTAGGAACCATGTAAGTCTGTCTTATTGGACAATGTTgcaaaatgaaaatcaaataagaaataattattGACCAAAAGTCTAGAAATTTCTATAATACAAAAAAGTAATGAATACATCATTGTTCAAACACTATTCTATGTGATTTCTGTAGGGTATGTTAAAGTTATTAACATAAACAGAATGCAAACACGTTTTAGAAAACCAGACCAAGTTGCTTCTTAAGCACTTATTGTGGTATATAAGTTCAAAAAACTTATGTAGCACCAATATTTCAGATTAAAGGAGTATCTGGTATCTGATATGTGTCAATGTCATGTCTGGTGCTTGTGTCAATATTTCTTACCAAATAAACTCTTCTAAACAAGGCGTCTAGAATCACCACTCACCACACTTGACATACTAACACCATGGCCTATGCAGGCCATTGAAATTTCTCAACTAAAATGGCTGCACAAAACTAACTGTTTTTTACTTCAACTCTTGTGTTATGAATTTATGATACTAGACTGTCTCAAATATAATTCTTAATTGCATATTGTTTTAagcttttaaataaaaaataatgcatAGAAGAAATCAAAAGTTCTCATTCACTATCACATATTTCCCACATGAGAACCTTACTATCAGACAAGACTGTAgaaaatatactaaaaatagAACCTTATTAAACCTGAATCATGAAGTCCTTGTATAATATGTTAATAACACCATGGAGAGAAGACGCAACGGCATAAGCATACCTATATCAATGATGCAAAATAGCATCAAAAGTCAAGTTGTTGTGATGCTTAAGAAAAGATAATACAAATTagagaagagaaagaaaattaCATTTCAAGCACCCATCCAAAAGCTACATCAGTTTCAGGATCCTTCTTCATTGCCAGGGAAACATTCATCCAAGTAGGAGCAATCTTCTTAAGGGATTCCTAacatttttacaataaaattgaaaacaagtTGCTTAAAATTAAGAGTATCCATAATTACCACGAAAAAGTGaaaatcttttttgttttcattttctaatatattgtttattttaattggcTAATAAGAATATACGAAACTTGTGAAGTGAAAAATTGCGATGGAGAGAAGATGTAAAGCTAGTTAGGAAATGCATCCCTAACTAGTGAAGCAGCTCTTTTGATATACAAGTCTTGTGAAGTGAAACATTCTAATGGAGAGAAGATAAAATGTTAGTTAGGGAAACATTAGCAAACAATCATGATGCATTTCCGAAAATAGCGAAAACAGTTCTTTTGACATTTTCACTGTTTATGGAAATGCATTCAATTGTTCACTTCAATAGTCTCTCGTCTCCTTGTTAGCaagtaaaattaacacaaattttagaaactgaaaaaatagaaaatattccCACAAAGTAAACAAACTCTAAATGACAGATACCTTGCCAACAATTACAGGTGAGTTCCCAATTGGATCTATATTGGTTACAGGTCCATTCTCCTCTGGGAAGTACTTCCTTAACACTGTTTCATATTTCTTAGGCTCAATATAAAAGAAAGGGAATGCAGCTCCCATTCCATCTCTAGCTAAGTTGGGTATAGGTTTCACAATTATATGATCTGGCTCTGACATCAATATGTAACTGATATatacaaaacaaaatacataatcAAAAGTCAAAACCAAAGTCCcagaaaagaaattaaaacttaaaagttGAACATATCATACTCTTCTTTGATATCTGCTTGTTGAAGCCACTGTACAAATGCCCATGGTCTATTAAGAACTATGTAACCCTGCCATAGAGGAGCATAAATGATTAAGATTTCACAATAATAACAAGTAAGTCATTAATTAGTCCTTAAGTTTTTGGAGTCAATCAATTTTCTAGCCAAAATTAttcttgaaattaaaattttccgATCACTTAAGAACTTTCAGAACAATTTTAATGACTAAATTGGCCGACCCAAAATGATTCATTTGATAAAAAACTTTCTATTTGAGGAATCGTTTTAAAATTCCGTTAATTTCATTGATCAAACTAGCTACTTCCATCCCTAAAAGTTTAC
The genomic region above belongs to Cicer arietinum cultivar CDC Frontier isolate Library 1 chromosome 4, Cicar.CDCFrontier_v2.0, whole genome shotgun sequence and contains:
- the LOC101492318 gene encoding hydroxyproline O-arabinosyltransferase 1 encodes the protein MGCGNMFFTILITFSVSLITYNIIISGNAPLQQDFPGPSRRPSITVDPLIKMPLNRKRSSLSSSKRLFHTAVTASDSVYNTWQCRVMYYWFKKMKESKDGSDMGGFTRILHSGQTDQFMDEIPTFVAQPLPSGMDQGYIVLNRPWAFVQWLQQADIKEDYILMSEPDHIIVKPIPNLARDGMGAAFPFFYIEPKKYETVLRKYFPEENGPVTNIDPIGNSPVIVGKESLKKIAPTWMNVSLAMKKDPETDVAFGWVLEMYAYAVASSLHGVINILYKDFMIQPPWDKELGKTYIIHYTYGCDYTMKGELTYGKIGEWRFDKRSYGDVAPPKNLTLPPPGVPESVVTLVKMVNEATANIPNWSS